One Lactobacillus sp. CBA3606 DNA window includes the following coding sequences:
- a CDS encoding SIR2 family protein has translation MDLEQEDEEKINVYRGSDTPQETDLSVFRAEFGKYMQSDNLNFLFGSGCSSVIETNENGDKEQVGIDTMAGLYSKFKDEHPNFKIGDKDLNDPDFEGNLERLMDILISLREAKNYIETRTDPDEQINEVRKFIKAQIKKNIHSEAVIKLYKEFYMRTIRKSRQNPINIVTTNYDLFNELALDSLGFFYNDGFSGTFRRRFNPLVYNYIYANNMNLNKSVWNRVDNFYNLFKIHGSVSWEKQNGNIYEKDPENIKAENVMIYPTPLKDRSTLMVPYSDLFRNFQNHLAKPNAVLITLGYSFGDDHINRVILDNLSIPSFRLIIFGDAGTEKVIDGQEKDSNILRLLKAHDPRIIVVNSENKIHYFESFINKIMPSPLVDVQENQKLSEAIRNIGSVLQAGDQLGK, from the coding sequence ATGGATTTGGAGCAAGAAGACGAAGAAAAAATTAACGTTTATCGTGGTAGTGACACACCACAGGAAACAGATCTATCTGTTTTTAGGGCGGAGTTTGGAAAATATATGCAAAGTGATAATTTAAACTTTTTATTTGGATCTGGTTGTTCAAGTGTAATTGAAACTAACGAGAATGGCGATAAGGAGCAGGTTGGTATAGATACTATGGCTGGTCTTTATTCGAAATTCAAAGATGAGCATCCAAACTTTAAAATTGGGGATAAAGATCTGAATGATCCTGATTTTGAAGGTAATTTAGAAAGACTTATGGATATACTCATTTCATTAAGAGAAGCTAAAAATTATATAGAAACGAGAACCGATCCTGATGAGCAAATAAATGAGGTACGCAAGTTTATTAAGGCACAAATTAAAAAGAATATTCACAGTGAAGCTGTTATTAAGCTTTATAAAGAGTTTTATATGCGTACGATAAGAAAATCTCGACAGAATCCAATTAATATTGTAACTACTAACTATGACTTATTTAATGAGTTGGCTTTAGATAGTCTTGGCTTTTTTTACAACGATGGTTTTTCTGGTACCTTCAGAAGAAGGTTTAATCCACTAGTTTACAACTATATATATGCTAATAATATGAACCTAAACAAAAGTGTTTGGAATAGGGTAGACAACTTCTATAATCTCTTTAAAATACATGGTTCGGTTTCTTGGGAGAAACAAAATGGCAATATTTATGAAAAAGATCCTGAAAATATTAAAGCTGAAAATGTTATGATTTATCCAACTCCATTAAAGGATAGAAGTACATTAATGGTGCCTTATTCAGATTTATTCAGAAATTTTCAGAATCATTTGGCAAAACCAAATGCAGTTTTAATTACACTAGGCTACAGTTTTGGAGACGATCATATTAATCGGGTAATTCTAGATAATTTATCGATACCTTCTTTTAGATTAATTATTTTTGGAGATGCAGGGACTGAGAAAGTTATTGATGGTCAAGAGAAAGATTCAAATATTCTTCGGTTGCTTAAGGCTCATGATCCAAGAATTATTGTAGTTAATTCAGAAAATAAGATACATTATTTTGAAAGTTTCATTAATAAAATTATGCCTAGCCCGCTAGTTGATGTACAAGAAAATCAAAAATTATCAGAAGCAATTAGAAATATAGGTTCAGTGTTACAGGCAGGTGATCAACTTGGGAAGTAG
- a CDS encoding N-6 DNA methylase produces MSTGNELHVNERSEGGFLITQMNLLFAKNDWNYASAVGELSLKSNHATDTRNVTLFPDAVIYQDQKRLIPVMGWEFKMPDTPIDNKELISNARDKANRMGTEVFVLWNFQYCAVYYRNQDRSWPTTPSKLYDECADTLVSRRAVGDNEQIWQQLLGKVLSDLNRDYVNKIYDVAPIEFHISDYVDTITKKLAPITSSAYLKIMRPQFRAEVREWYLNDKAEFSANKAANKLTDEEVMLAFAKNVVIRWVNRILFCNLIRKHQNLFSKVLYDFHQSSDIKQFASELNDAISTTDFYSILHVNKNETQIPKLVISDLVDFNNYLWQADMSDVSANFISKSLESMVTVTKRELMGLYTTPQPLAELLVNLTLVTAEGNYADVTVGSGTIAKVLLNKLISFKSLSYIHEHLWLSDKYSYPLQAANMNITSVNSLNLMNIVFRHNALSLKVGEKVYITNPQTGKIDTLSYPKMDTITSNLPFVSSNNRSEDDRILISRVNSSNGLTARADLYQSILLHLKSLLSDNPDARAGVIVSNSWMKNTAKGSFFDILVKLYDIDSIVYSNVAKWFDNASVVATILILKKKSNSPEKMKLIGLNVDIRSMELDEVDQLSDRIIAGTLNSTYELNEYTPADAKNLMSTGISLEGLFDDISWLDEIIKEKKLTTLSNIVNITRGTRTGRDKLYVTDGLLTDKTDSFPYVKTLKGLSTLTIKSSGKYLFYTIKTPQELKDAGHLKTLRYMKSKENDPEALKERLTKGKGEAWYIPDDKPRYGDYVTSMNPNQHLFWAAFEEPTAFNQRGVAASLKSEYQHDHELIHALLNSAISLFILGASGFSRAQGVTDLTSDGLKHLSILNPSLLTDEKKQVIVDAWHTVVNSSVVDIVSQLQQKSWIAFNKVVLEQFNIDVNLYPKIVASITRIMTRRKMIGGS; encoded by the coding sequence ATGAGTACAGGAAACGAATTACACGTCAACGAGCGCAGCGAAGGTGGTTTCCTTATCACACAAATGAATTTATTGTTTGCAAAAAACGATTGGAATTACGCTAGTGCTGTTGGAGAATTATCACTCAAATCAAATCATGCTACTGATACAAGAAATGTAACACTGTTTCCCGATGCCGTGATTTATCAAGACCAAAAGCGCCTCATACCAGTGATGGGTTGGGAATTTAAAATGCCTGACACACCGATTGACAATAAAGAATTAATATCAAATGCACGCGATAAAGCCAACCGCATGGGTACTGAAGTATTTGTGCTTTGGAATTTTCAATACTGTGCAGTATATTACCGCAATCAAGACAGATCATGGCCCACAACGCCTTCTAAATTGTACGATGAATGTGCAGACACCCTGGTAAGTCGAAGGGCTGTTGGTGACAATGAACAGATTTGGCAGCAACTCTTGGGAAAAGTACTATCAGATCTTAACCGCGACTATGTGAATAAAATTTACGACGTAGCTCCTATAGAGTTTCATATATCTGATTATGTTGACACTATTACCAAGAAGCTTGCACCTATTACAAGCTCGGCTTATCTAAAAATAATGCGCCCACAATTTAGAGCTGAAGTGAGAGAGTGGTATTTAAATGACAAGGCTGAATTTTCAGCAAATAAAGCAGCAAATAAATTAACCGATGAAGAAGTTATGTTGGCGTTCGCTAAAAATGTAGTTATCCGCTGGGTAAATCGCATTCTTTTTTGTAATTTAATTAGAAAGCATCAAAATCTATTTTCAAAAGTTCTATATGATTTCCATCAATCTAGTGATATTAAACAGTTTGCTAGTGAATTAAACGATGCCATTAGCACCACAGATTTTTATTCAATACTGCATGTTAATAAAAACGAAACACAAATTCCTAAACTGGTAATATCAGATTTAGTTGATTTTAATAACTACCTCTGGCAAGCTGATATGTCTGATGTTAGCGCCAATTTTATTTCTAAGTCTCTTGAATCAATGGTCACTGTTACTAAACGTGAATTAATGGGACTTTACACGACTCCTCAGCCGTTAGCTGAATTGTTAGTTAATTTAACGTTAGTTACCGCTGAAGGAAATTACGCTGATGTCACAGTCGGATCTGGAACTATTGCCAAGGTACTTCTTAATAAGTTAATCAGTTTCAAAAGTCTTTCTTATATTCACGAGCATTTGTGGTTATCAGATAAGTATTCATACCCACTACAAGCAGCGAATATGAATATCACCTCTGTCAATTCATTAAATTTAATGAATATTGTATTTCGACACAATGCACTTTCACTCAAGGTTGGAGAAAAGGTGTATATCACAAATCCCCAGACGGGTAAGATTGATACTCTGAGTTATCCCAAAATGGATACCATTACATCAAATTTGCCATTTGTTAGCAGTAACAATCGCTCTGAAGATGACCGGATACTTATCAGTCGAGTCAACAGTTCTAACGGCTTAACTGCACGAGCTGATCTGTATCAAAGCATACTTTTACATCTTAAATCCTTATTAAGTGATAATCCCGATGCTCGTGCCGGAGTTATTGTATCAAATTCATGGATGAAAAATACTGCCAAGGGGTCATTTTTTGACATACTTGTTAAGTTATACGATATAGATAGTATCGTTTACTCAAATGTTGCAAAATGGTTTGATAACGCCAGTGTTGTTGCAACAATTCTTATACTGAAAAAGAAATCAAATAGTCCTGAAAAGATGAAACTGATCGGACTCAATGTGGATATTCGCTCTATGGAATTAGACGAGGTGGATCAATTAAGCGACCGGATTATTGCTGGAACACTTAATTCTACTTATGAACTTAATGAATACACGCCAGCAGATGCTAAGAATTTGATGAGCACCGGTATAAGCTTAGAAGGTCTATTTGATGACATTAGTTGGTTAGATGAGATAATTAAAGAGAAAAAGCTAACCACTCTATCAAACATTGTTAATATCACACGTGGTACTAGAACGGGGCGGGATAAGCTGTATGTCACTGATGGTCTATTAACCGACAAAACCGATTCATTCCCATATGTAAAAACGCTTAAGGGACTCTCCACTTTAACAATAAAATCTTCGGGAAAATATCTGTTTTACACGATTAAAACGCCACAAGAACTGAAAGATGCAGGACATTTGAAAACTCTTAGGTACATGAAATCTAAGGAAAACGATCCAGAAGCCCTCAAAGAAAGGCTAACTAAAGGAAAAGGTGAGGCTTGGTATATTCCCGATGATAAGCCTCGCTACGGTGACTATGTTACTTCTATGAATCCCAATCAGCATCTGTTTTGGGCAGCTTTTGAAGAGCCTACCGCATTTAATCAACGAGGTGTCGCCGCTTCGCTAAAAAGTGAATATCAGCATGATCATGAACTTATACATGCGTTACTAAATTCAGCTATCTCCTTATTTATACTCGGGGCCTCAGGGTTTTCGCGTGCTCAAGGTGTGACAGATCTTACTTCTGATGGATTGAAACATCTGTCTATTCTAAACCCGTCACTGCTAACAGATGAAAAGAAACAAGTTATTGTTGATGCTTGGCATACTGTTGTTAACTCTTCTGTAGTTGATATCGTTAGTCAACTTCAACAAAAATCTTGGATAGCTTTTAACAAAGTCGTTCTTGAGCAATTTAATATTGATGTAAACCTATATCCCAAAATTGTAGCCTCCATAACAAGAATAATGACTCGTCGAAAGATGATCGGGGGATCATAA
- a CDS encoding site-specific DNA-methyltransferase, with protein sequence MINYSKMINNVTQGDTLEIMKSIPDNAIDFLLVDLPYGTTQNKWDSVIPLDQLWTEYHRIVKENGAMVFTASGLFTASLMLSNPKEYKYSYIWIKSKSTNFLNAKKQPLRKHEDIVVFYRKQPTYHPQMTKGEPYSKGIRKNQVTGSYGDFDPTLVASSGGRYPVDILYFKTAESEGPVVHPTQKPVSLGRYLIRTFTNPGDTVLDNTSGSGSFLISALLEGRNFVGIEKNEDVALFKRKPVDYIEITKSRVSQALKKMLNANSENLKYLDPVNLLKNIIVGSKK encoded by the coding sequence ATGATTAACTACTCAAAAATGATAAATAACGTTACTCAAGGCGATACCCTTGAGATTATGAAATCCATTCCAGATAATGCTATCGATTTTCTCCTGGTTGACTTGCCATATGGAACAACTCAAAATAAATGGGATAGTGTGATACCACTAGACCAGTTATGGACGGAGTATCATAGAATTGTAAAGGAAAATGGTGCTATGGTGTTTACTGCCTCAGGGTTGTTCACTGCCTCATTGATGTTATCTAATCCGAAGGAATATAAATATAGCTATATTTGGATTAAATCTAAATCTACCAATTTTCTTAATGCAAAAAAACAGCCGTTAAGAAAGCATGAAGATATTGTTGTATTCTATCGAAAACAGCCGACATATCACCCACAAATGACTAAGGGAGAGCCCTATTCTAAAGGAATAAGAAAAAATCAAGTTACTGGATCATACGGGGACTTTGACCCTACTTTAGTAGCTAGTTCTGGTGGTCGGTACCCAGTTGATATTCTTTATTTTAAAACTGCAGAGTCTGAGGGCCCTGTGGTACATCCTACGCAAAAGCCAGTTTCTTTAGGGCGATATCTCATACGAACATTTACTAATCCTGGTGATACGGTATTGGATAATACCTCAGGATCAGGATCATTTCTCATATCAGCCCTCTTAGAGGGAAGAAATTTTGTTGGAATTGAAAAAAATGAAGATGTAGCTTTATTTAAAAGAAAACCGGTTGATTATATTGAAATCACCAAGTCTCGAGTTTCTCAAGCACTTAAAAAAATGCTAAATGCCAATTCTGAAAATCTAAAATACCTTGACCCGGTAAATCTGCTAAAAAACATAATTGTGGGGTCTAAAAAATGA
- a CDS encoding recombinase family protein → MAKIGYARVSSKEQHLDRQLAALKDVDKLFTDKLSGANTNRPELQKILAYIREGDIVMVTELDRLGRNNHDLTKIMNSIQNKGATLDVLNLPSMTGIADPNLRQLMTNLIIELYKYQAESERKRIIERQQQGIALAKQQGKYHGRKPQYAKDDPRLQHAFKLYRAGISDIDVARNTGIKRTTFIRYRKKFNIQR, encoded by the coding sequence ATGGCTAAAATCGGTTATGCGCGTGTGAGTTCCAAGGAGCAACATTTAGATCGACAGTTAGCGGCTTTAAAAGACGTTGATAAATTATTTACGGATAAATTAAGTGGGGCTAACACTAATCGGCCAGAACTGCAAAAAATACTGGCCTATATTCGTGAGGGTGATATTGTAATGGTCACTGAATTAGATCGCTTAGGCAGAAACAACCATGATTTGACTAAGATCATGAACTCCATTCAAAATAAGGGTGCCACCCTAGATGTGTTAAATTTGCCGTCCATGACAGGGATTGCTGATCCTAACTTGCGTCAACTGATGACTAACCTCATCATTGAACTGTATAAGTATCAGGCTGAAAGCGAACGTAAGCGAATCATCGAGCGTCAGCAACAAGGGATTGCCCTCGCCAAACAGCAGGGTAAATATCATGGACGCAAACCCCAATATGCCAAAGATGATCCCCGTTTGCAACATGCTTTTAAGCTTTATCGAGCTGGCATAAGTGACATTGATGTTGCCCGTAATACAGGGATTAAACGGACGACCTTTATCAGATATCGAAAGAAATTCAATATACAAAGATGA
- a CDS encoding NAD(P)/FAD-dependent oxidoreductase: MSDLDQTNSYRYVIAGGGVVAGYAIKGIRQEDSEGEILIISQEADVPYERPALSKKLWLDDEFTEENIQIGAENYPNVTFKFKTTVTAINRQDKVITLADSEQIKYEQLLLATGGEPRQIQGPSDPHVLVFRQWSDYRKLRKFSGPNKRVVIIGGGYVGTELASSLTQNETEVTMIFPEKALGEGKFPESIQTEYEATFKRNGVTLMSGQFVQSYQRQGDHLTLLTKDGTVIAADTIIVGLGVTPRISLAEDSCLDLADGGVKVNEYLNTSDPAIWSAGDIASYPDHILGRQRIEHVDHARISGELVGRNMAGAHMSYQHTPYFYSMIFDISWQAIGNIDPKLQLIFDRRTHGSLVYFIDTDKLVGVLVWNVKVNLDDVRALLANAPATDDLVGSIREKKA, translated from the coding sequence ATGAGTGATTTGGATCAGACAAACAGCTATCGATACGTCATTGCTGGTGGCGGAGTGGTTGCTGGCTATGCCATCAAGGGAATTCGACAGGAAGATTCAGAGGGTGAGATCTTAATTATTTCGCAAGAGGCGGATGTCCCATATGAACGACCGGCACTGAGTAAAAAACTATGGCTAGATGATGAATTTACTGAAGAGAACATTCAGATTGGTGCTGAAAATTATCCCAATGTGACTTTTAAGTTCAAGACAACGGTTACGGCTATTAATCGGCAAGATAAGGTCATTACATTGGCCGATAGTGAGCAAATCAAGTATGAACAGCTATTGCTAGCAACTGGCGGAGAACCTAGACAAATCCAGGGACCTTCTGATCCACATGTGCTAGTCTTTAGACAGTGGTCAGATTATCGCAAGTTACGTAAATTTAGTGGTCCGAACAAGCGAGTTGTGATCATTGGTGGTGGATATGTTGGTACAGAGCTCGCATCGTCACTGACCCAAAATGAGACTGAAGTTACAATGATTTTTCCAGAAAAAGCGCTGGGTGAGGGTAAATTTCCTGAGTCTATTCAGACTGAGTATGAAGCCACGTTCAAACGCAATGGTGTCACACTGATGAGTGGTCAGTTTGTCCAATCATATCAACGCCAAGGTGACCACTTGACTCTATTGACAAAGGATGGTACGGTGATCGCAGCCGATACGATCATTGTTGGGTTAGGCGTTACGCCGCGGATTAGTTTAGCTGAAGACAGTTGTTTGGATTTAGCTGATGGTGGTGTGAAAGTTAATGAGTATCTCAATACTAGTGACCCAGCCATCTGGTCTGCTGGAGATATTGCCTCTTATCCAGATCACATCTTGGGTCGGCAACGGATTGAGCACGTGGACCATGCCCGAATTTCTGGTGAATTAGTTGGCCGTAATATGGCAGGTGCTCACATGAGCTATCAGCATACCCCATACTTCTATTCCATGATTTTTGATATTTCCTGGCAAGCAATCGGTAATATTGATCCTAAATTGCAATTGATTTTTGATCGGCGAACGCATGGATCGCTTGTCTATTTCATAGATACCGATAAGTTAGTTGGTGTTTTAGTTTGGAATGTTAAGGTGAATCTTGATGATGTTCGCGCATTGCTTGCGAACGCTCCAGCTACAGATGATCTGGTGGGCTCCATTCGAGAGAAGAAGGCTTAG
- a CDS encoding IS3 family transposase, which produces MYSLYPLLKVVSGISLHPVSLEYVNWFNYRRISSKTKGMSPCEYREHTLAA; this is translated from the coding sequence ATTTATTCATTATACCCTCTCTTAAAAGTTGTCTCAGGAATCAGCTTACATCCAGTTTCTTTAGAATATGTTAATTGGTTCAATTACCGACGAATCTCATCAAAAACAAAGGGTATGTCCCCGTGTGAATATCGAGAACATACCTTAGCGGCATAA
- a CDS encoding IS3 family transposase has product MPTRYDKEFKQNIINLYKQGESAAQLAREYGIGYSTVHKWIQGQAKTQSGKSPDEIKAMEKRLASLSEENEILKKALGFLAQK; this is encoded by the coding sequence ATGCCAACTCGTTACGACAAAGAATTCAAACAAAACATTATCAACCTATATAAGCAAGGCGAATCAGCTGCCCAACTGGCCAGAGAATATGGCATTGGCTATTCAACAGTTCATAAGTGGATCCAGGGCCAGGCCAAAACTCAATCCGGTAAATCGCCAGACGAAATCAAAGCGATGGAAAAGCGACTGGCTTCGCTGTCTGAGGAGAACGAAATCCTAAAAAAAGCCCTGGGCTTCCTTGCGCAGAAGTAA
- a CDS encoding IS3 family transposase, with product MCRILGVSRAQYYRYRSPKPSKRRAEDADLKQRILRIFAEFKQRYGVMKIHHELNLELQPLQLRCSPRRISRLMKELDIHSVTVNKWKAASASKTKVEQRPNLLKQDFSTTGLNQKWTADMTYIQTKRNGWCYLSTIMDLHSRRIIGYSFSKKMATDLVLKGSSSTVVGESIFRVLITS from the coding sequence ATGTGCCGAATCCTCGGTGTTTCCAGAGCTCAGTATTATCGTTATCGATCCCCCAAACCTTCAAAACGCCGGGCCGAAGATGCGGACTTGAAACAACGGATTCTGCGGATCTTTGCGGAATTTAAGCAGCGATACGGTGTTATGAAGATCCACCATGAATTGAATCTGGAACTTCAACCACTGCAGCTTCGGTGCAGTCCACGACGGATTTCCCGGCTCATGAAGGAACTGGATATCCACTCCGTTACCGTCAATAAGTGGAAAGCGGCTTCGGCTTCCAAAACCAAGGTTGAACAGCGTCCCAACTTGCTTAAGCAGGATTTCTCGACCACTGGTTTAAATCAAAAATGGACCGCTGATATGACCTATATTCAAACGAAGCGTAATGGCTGGTGTTACTTATCAACCATCATGGACCTGCACTCACGACGGATTATCGGCTATTCGTTCTCAAAAAAGATGGCTACTGATTTAGTCTTAAAGGGCTCTTCGTCAACTGTTGTTGGTGAATCCATATTTCGAGTTCTAATCACTTCGTGA
- a CDS encoding ISL3 family transposase yields the protein MCHDTTKLLLGIADENLKITDGETGEGGVIRLTGHLDYTPKACPKCGIINDQKIINYGWRNTTIRFSKVLSNTVILALKRRYFHCKECHGNFLAQTVAVPKHCTISNTSRKEFLEKLGEPVSLKHIANEVSASDSFVGRQLMRAERDFQTNWHYLPEIILMDEVKSTKSATGAMSFEFMNGETHELIDLLPYRTINKLEKYFYRFDQAARENVKIIVTDMNYTYPKLVQTVFPNAMVVMDKFHIINALNRAFNKTRIKVMKKFTPSSREFHALKRYWKLLLVPTEQLNFEQFKKWTNFPYWIAATDVVHQLLSLDSELEQTYQVLNSVRSAVQHQDWHNYNAAFWNNKTYSEEMKNTIKTLESHHDEIRNTFTTHYSNGPLEGSNNKIKAIKRASFGYRSFWRFRTRVLYVFKIKTKRALITK from the coding sequence ATGTGTCATGATACTACAAAATTATTATTAGGAATAGCTGACGAGAACCTAAAAATTACTGACGGTGAAACTGGAGAAGGCGGGGTTATTCGCTTAACTGGCCACTTGGATTACACGCCGAAGGCTTGTCCCAAGTGCGGGATTATCAATGATCAAAAGATTATTAACTACGGCTGGCGCAATACCACTATCAGATTCTCGAAGGTTCTGAGCAACACCGTCATCTTAGCCTTAAAGCGCCGCTATTTCCACTGTAAAGAATGTCACGGCAACTTTCTTGCACAAACAGTGGCAGTTCCGAAACACTGTACAATTTCAAACACCAGCCGCAAAGAATTCCTAGAGAAGCTCGGTGAACCGGTCTCTTTGAAGCACATTGCCAATGAAGTATCGGCATCAGATTCATTTGTGGGCCGCCAGTTAATGCGCGCTGAACGAGACTTTCAAACCAATTGGCACTATTTACCAGAGATCATCTTAATGGATGAGGTGAAGAGTACCAAGAGCGCTACTGGTGCCATGAGCTTTGAGTTCATGAATGGCGAAACCCATGAATTAATCGACTTACTCCCTTATCGAACCATCAATAAACTAGAGAAGTATTTTTACCGCTTCGATCAAGCTGCCCGAGAAAACGTCAAAATTATTGTGACTGATATGAATTATACCTACCCCAAGCTTGTGCAGACCGTGTTCCCCAATGCCATGGTGGTCATGGACAAGTTTCATATTATCAACGCCCTAAATCGGGCGTTTAACAAAACCAGAATCAAGGTGATGAAGAAGTTTACCCCGTCTTCTCGCGAATTTCACGCCCTTAAGCGCTACTGGAAGCTGTTGTTAGTACCAACTGAACAGCTTAACTTTGAACAATTCAAAAAGTGGACTAATTTTCCTTACTGGATAGCTGCCACCGACGTTGTCCACCAGCTGTTATCGTTGGATTCAGAACTAGAACAAACTTATCAAGTCTTAAACAGCGTCCGGTCAGCTGTCCAACATCAAGATTGGCATAACTACAATGCGGCATTTTGGAATAACAAAACGTATTCTGAAGAAATGAAGAACACGATTAAAACACTTGAAAGCCATCATGATGAGATTCGTAACACCTTTACCACACACTATTCAAATGGTCCTTTGGAAGGTTCTAATAATAAAATCAAGGCGATCAAACGAGCCAGTTTTGGCTATCGCAGCTTCTGGAGGTTTAGAACTCGAGTACTATACGTTTTCAAAATCAAAACAAAAAGAGCCCTAATCACGAAGTGA